The Agelaius phoeniceus isolate bAgePho1 chromosome 4, bAgePho1.hap1, whole genome shotgun sequence genome includes a region encoding these proteins:
- the LOC143693996 gene encoding progonadoliberin-2 has product MAPRGSLLLLALLLLSCALPRARGQHWSHGWYPGGKRDLRTPSDLQVPSPLGRCRPLPCPPRREEPLLPPALRP; this is encoded by the exons ATGGCACCCCGCgggtcgctgctgctgctggcgctgctgctgctcagctgcgCCCTGCCCCGCGCCCGCGGCCAGCACTGGTCCCACGGATGGTACCCGGGGGGCAAACGGGACCTCCGCACCCCCAGCGACCTCCAG GTCCCGTCCCCTCTCGGGCGCTGCCGTCccctcccgtgtcccccccggCGGGAGGAGCCGCTGCTG cccccggccctgcgtccctga